The following coding sequences are from one Triticum aestivum cultivar Chinese Spring chromosome 5A, IWGSC CS RefSeq v2.1, whole genome shotgun sequence window:
- the LOC123104355 gene encoding sugar transporter ERD6-like 16, with protein MGKPRASGDVRTGALASGSGGATAPLLPRNDRTADAKVQGGSLFMVLLSTAVAVCGAFEFGTCVGYSAPTQSGIERELGLSMAEFAIFGSVLTIGAMIGAVTSGRLADSLGRKMTMRIAATICVFGWLSIHFAKGAIMLYFGRTLLGFCTGVLSYVVPVFIAEIAPKDLRGGLATSNQLLIVCGSSTTYITGALVTWRNLVLVGIVPSVLLLVGLLFIPESPRWLAQVGREEEFHTALQMLRGENADISEEAIEIKEYIESLQSLPKARIQDLFLSRNIFAVIVGLGLMIFQQLGGINGVGFYASSIFSSAGFSGKLGTILIGIVQIPITLLGAFLMDRSGRRVLLMVSASGTFLGCFLTGISFYLKAHGLFLEWVPALALSGILVYIGAYSIGMGPVPWVVMSEIFAINIKAIGGSLVTLISWLGSFAVSYSFNFLMDWSSAGTFFMFSAASLVTILFVARLVPETKGKTLEEIQDAWN; from the exons ATGGGGAAACCGAGGGCCTCCGGTGATGTCAGGACCGGGGCGCTTGCTTCCGGCAGCGGAGGCGCGACGGCGCCGCTCCTCCCCCGGAATGATCGCACGGCGGATGCCAAGGTCCAGGGAGGCTCCCTCTTTATGGTCCTGCTCAGCACCGCGGTCGCCGTCTGCGGCGCCTTCGAGTTCGGCACCTGC GTTGGTTATTCTGCACCCACTCAGTCAGGAATAGAGCGCGAACTCGGACTATCCATGGCTGAG TTCGCTATTTTTGGGTCTGTATTGACTATCGGGGCAATGATTGGTGCCGTTACCAGCGGACGCTTAGCGGACTCTCTTGGACGTAAAATG ACCATGCGGATAGCAGCTACTATTTGCGTTTTTGGTTGGCTTTCTATACATTTCGCTAAG GGTGCTATTATGCTCTATTTTGGAAGAACCTTGCTGGGCTTTTGTACCGGTGTTCTTTCTTATGTG GTGCCTGTGTTCATAGCTGAAATAGCGCCTAAGGATCTCAGAGGTGGCCTTGCAACTTCAAACCAG TTGTTGAtcgtttgtgggagttcgactACTTACATAACAGGGGCGCTGGTTACATGGCGCAATTTGGTATTAGTTG GTATAGTGCCATCTGTTCTCCTCTTAGTAGGTCTTCTCTTCATTCCAGAGTCACCAAGATGGCTG GCTCAGGTTGGAAGGGAGGAAGAATTCCACACCGCATTGCAGATGCTGCGTGGAGAGAATGCTGACATATCTGAAGAGGCCATTGAGATCAAA GAGTACATTGAATCCCTCCAAAGCCTCCCAAAGGCCAGGATTCAGGACTTGTTTTTGAGCAGAAATATATTTGCGGTCATT GTGGGTCTTGGCTTGATGATCTTCCAGCAATTGGGAGGGATAAATGGTGTAGGCTTTTATGCAAGCTCTATCTTTAGTTCTGCAG GATTTTCTGGAAAACTTGGAACCATATTAATTGGCATTGTTCAG ATTCCCATTACATTGCTTGGCGCCTTTCTCATGGATAGGAGTGGAAGAAGGGTTCTTCTAATG GTTTCCGCATCTGGGACATTCTTGGGCTGCTTTTTGACAGGAATATCGTTCTACCTAAAG GCGCACGGACTATTCCTAGAATGGGTTCCTGCATTGGCTCTTTCCGGCATCCTG GTATATATAGGTGCATACTCAATTGGAATGGGCCCCGTCCCTTGGGTTGTCATGTCTGAG ATATTCGCGATTAACATCAAAGCAATCGGCGGAAGCTTGGTGACCCTCATTAGCTGGCTTGGTTCCTTCGCGGTCTCTTACTCGTTTAACTTCCTCATGGACTGGAGCTCAGCAG GGACGTTCTTCATGTTCTCTGCGGCGAGCTTGGTCACTATACTGTTCGTGGCAAGGCTAGTGCCTGAAACCAAAGGAAAAACACTCGAAGAGATCCAGGACGCATGGAATTAA